A genomic region of Glycine max cultivar Williams 82 chromosome 15, Glycine_max_v4.0, whole genome shotgun sequence contains the following coding sequences:
- the LOC100817065 gene encoding dof zinc finger protein DOF1.6 translates to MEQGVEEGGGMNKIPRDSRVKEIRQGDAQIQVQAPQQPQKCPRCDSLNTKFCYYNNYSLSQPRYFCKTCRRYWTQGGTLRNVPVGGGCRKGKRAKSSNSSSSENMNSSSRSLPQQQQQPQGVVVQTQAPPLTTVVKAKDPSSVVASTFYQSGGYLSSLAAMHSLNSSSHPFDHSLNFAGSDTLRSSNLGLLSGFNVQRPIGPIRPPHLYHQMGSGEREMVSLYEQGLVNPSSSSMANTDTNSSGVSQHDWPMSFINNNNNNASNRASDASLWSTISTTVGGNAERTSPSGVGAGSSSFVKNQWPNLPGYGPPP, encoded by the coding sequence ATGGAGCAAGGAGTCGAAGAAGGAGGTGGCATGAATAAGATACCTCGGGATTCAAGAGTGAAGGAGATAAGACAAGGTGATGCACAAATTCAGGTTCAGGCTCCTCAGCAACCCCAAAAGTGTCCTCGATGCGACTCTCTCAACACCAAATTTTGCTATTACAACAACTATAGCCTCTCACAGCCTCGTTACTTTTGCAAAACATGCAGGAGGTACTGGACTCAAGGTGGAACCTTGAGGAACGTTCCTGTTGGTGGCGGTTGCCGCAAGGGGAAGCGCGCCAAGAGTTCTAACTCATCTTCTTCGGAGAATATGAATTCTTCTTCCAGATCACtgcctcaacaacaacaacaaccgcAAGGGGTGGTGGTTCAAACTCAAGCACCACCCTTAACAACGGTGGTGAAGGCCAAAGACCCTTCTTCCGTTGTGGCTTCAACCTTTTACCAAAGTGGTGGGTACTTGTCTTCTTTGGCTGCTATGCATTCACTCAACTCATCATCACACCCTTTTGATCACTCTCTAAATTTTGCGGGTAGTGACACCTTGCGTTCTTCCAATTTGGGCCTTCTATCTGGTTTCAATGTTCAGCGCCCAATTGGGCCAATTCGTCCACCGCACTTGTATCATCAAATGGGGAGTGGTGAAAGGGAGATGGTGTCTCTGTATGAACAAGGTTTGGTCAATCCATCTTCATCCAGCATGGCTAATACTGATACTAATAGCAGTGGTGTTTCTCAGCATGATTGGCCTATGAgtttcatcaataacaataacaataatgctaGTAATAGAGCCTCTGATGCCTCTTTGTGGAGCACCATCAGCACCACTGTTGGTGGTAACGCTGAGAGGACTAGTCCTAGTGGTGTTGGTGCTGGTTCTTCTTCTTTCGTCAAAAATCAATGGCCTAATCTTCCAGGGTATGGCCCTCCACCGTGA